Proteins co-encoded in one Novosphingobium sp. PP1Y genomic window:
- a CDS encoding alkaline phosphatase family protein: MPLASRLCLAPLVLAGLAAFSAPAFAGDVPSAQAPSPQAPAARTAQEKPKLILAISVDQFSADLFAQYREHYSHGLGRLLTGAVFPSGFQSHAATETCPGHSTLLTGVHPARTGIIANNWYVPGIGREDKQVYCAEDESNPQSTSDDPVVSPDHLKAPTLGDLMKQRNPAALNVAVSAKDRAVVMMSGHTADAAYWFKGKGFTSYADRKLSPAAQAENAALAQTVGAGSGDLPVPGWCGAVDRAMSLGTFSIGTYRFPLKAGDFKGFSVSPRMDAATTDMAVRLVDEMGLGKDDVTDVLSVSYSATDKVGHAFGTEGVEMCIQMAQLDQTIGTLLDALDARGIDYLVVLSADHGGIDAPERLREQGVPDAARLDPSLTGQALAQAVSQDTGITAKSGPLLYGAGSSGDIWLADGLSARERRKVIAALVARLKANPQIAAVFTADELKAAKIPSGNPQDWTMIERVAASYNPAHSGEVLMMTKRGVVPGTEPHPGYTATHGSPWDYDRRVPMLFWRRGMVTMEQPQPVETVDIAPTLAAQIGLVEPAGTWDGRCLDIDASEADSCSR, from the coding sequence ATGCCTCTCGCCTCGCGCCTTTGCCTCGCACCGCTCGTCCTTGCCGGTCTCGCAGCATTTTCGGCTCCGGCCTTTGCCGGGGATGTACCTTCTGCCCAGGCGCCTTCCCCGCAGGCGCCGGCTGCCCGGACTGCGCAGGAAAAGCCGAAGCTGATCCTGGCCATTTCGGTCGATCAGTTTTCCGCCGACCTCTTCGCCCAGTATCGTGAGCATTACAGCCACGGCCTTGGCCGCTTGCTCACCGGCGCGGTGTTCCCGTCGGGATTCCAGTCGCATGCCGCTACCGAGACATGCCCCGGCCATTCGACGCTGCTGACCGGCGTTCACCCGGCACGCACCGGCATTATCGCCAACAACTGGTATGTCCCGGGCATCGGCCGCGAGGACAAGCAGGTCTATTGTGCCGAGGACGAGAGCAATCCGCAGAGCACTTCAGACGATCCGGTCGTCTCGCCCGATCATCTCAAGGCGCCGACGCTGGGCGACCTGATGAAGCAGCGCAACCCGGCCGCGCTCAATGTCGCGGTCTCGGCCAAGGACCGTGCGGTCGTGATGATGAGCGGGCACACCGCCGATGCCGCCTACTGGTTCAAGGGCAAGGGCTTCACCAGCTATGCCGACCGCAAGCTGTCGCCCGCAGCGCAGGCCGAGAATGCCGCGCTGGCGCAGACCGTGGGCGCGGGCAGCGGCGACCTGCCGGTCCCGGGCTGGTGCGGCGCGGTCGATCGCGCAATGTCGCTCGGTACATTCTCGATCGGTACCTATCGCTTTCCGCTCAAGGCGGGCGACTTCAAGGGCTTCAGCGTCAGCCCGCGGATGGATGCGGCCACCACCGACATGGCTGTGCGCCTTGTCGACGAGATGGGCCTTGGCAAGGATGATGTCACCGACGTTCTTTCTGTCAGCTATTCGGCGACCGACAAGGTCGGCCATGCCTTTGGCACCGAGGGCGTCGAGATGTGCATCCAGATGGCGCAGCTCGACCAGACCATCGGAACCCTGCTCGATGCTCTCGATGCGCGCGGGATCGATTACCTGGTCGTGCTGTCGGCGGATCACGGCGGCATCGACGCGCCCGAGCGGCTGCGCGAGCAGGGCGTGCCCGATGCGGCCCGCCTCGATCCTTCGCTGACCGGCCAGGCTCTGGCGCAAGCGGTGTCGCAGGATACCGGGATCACTGCGAAGTCGGGGCCGCTCCTGTACGGTGCGGGCAGTTCGGGCGACATCTGGCTGGCCGATGGCCTGAGCGCCAGGGAGCGCCGCAAGGTGATCGCGGCACTGGTCGCCCGGCTCAAGGCGAACCCGCAGATCGCGGCGGTCTTTACCGCCGATGAGCTCAAGGCGGCCAAGATCCCCAGCGGCAATCCGCAGGACTGGACGATGATCGAACGCGTCGCGGCTTCCTACAACCCCGCCCACTCGGGCGAGGTTCTGATGATGACGAAGCGCGGCGTCGTGCCCGGCACCGAGCCGCATCCGGGCTATACCGCCACCCACGGCAGCCCCTGGGACTATGACCGCCGCGTGCCGATGCTGTTCTGGCGCCGGGGCATGGTGACCATGGAGCAGCCGCAGCCGGTGGAGACAGTCGACATCGCGCCGACGCTCGCCGCACAGATCGGTCTGGTCGAACCGGCGGGGACCTGGGATGGCAGGTGTCTCGACATCGACGCTTCGGAGGCCGATAGCTGCTCGCGATGA
- a CDS encoding uroporphyrinogen-III synthase codes for MTPLVIIRPEPGAGATKVAAHAMGLDARCYPLFAIRALEWESVPAREVDAILLGSANALRHGGAALETYRGLPAYAVGEKTADAARAAGLNIVATGKGGLQRVLPDLEPGHRRLLRLAGRERVELSLPPGVTMTTREVYASEPLPLPADLKRLLTAPCVVLLHSGEAAAHFAQCVEASGIDRGTVSLAAIGPRVAERAGDGWAALHSADEPSDAALLVLASQMCQDTANRVP; via the coding sequence ATGACCCCTCTCGTCATCATTCGGCCCGAACCCGGAGCGGGTGCCACGAAAGTCGCAGCCCATGCCATGGGCCTCGATGCGCGCTGCTACCCCCTCTTCGCGATCCGGGCGCTCGAATGGGAGTCGGTTCCTGCACGCGAAGTCGACGCGATCCTGCTGGGCAGCGCCAATGCCCTGCGCCATGGCGGCGCGGCGCTGGAAACCTACCGCGGGCTTCCCGCCTATGCCGTGGGCGAAAAGACGGCCGATGCGGCGCGGGCCGCCGGCCTCAACATCGTTGCGACCGGAAAAGGCGGGCTGCAGCGCGTACTGCCTGACCTCGAGCCCGGGCACCGTCGCCTGCTTCGGCTCGCCGGACGCGAACGGGTCGAGCTTTCGCTGCCCCCCGGCGTGACAATGACCACACGCGAAGTCTATGCCAGCGAGCCCCTGCCCCTCCCCGCGGACCTGAAGCGCCTGTTGACTGCGCCTTGTGTGGTCCTGCTGCATTCCGGCGAGGCTGCCGCCCACTTCGCACAGTGCGTGGAGGCATCGGGAATCGACCGCGGGACCGTTTCCCTGGCCGCCATCGGCCCCCGCGTGGCCGAACGGGCGGGCGATGGCTGGGCCGCACTGCACAGCGCCGACGAACCGAGCGATGCCGCCTTACTGGTCTTGGCCTCGCAGATGTGCCAAGACACCGCAAACAGGGTCCCATAA
- a CDS encoding bifunctional diguanylate cyclase/phosphodiesterase: MGSPAVNSLQDHGQQAGSFWIEAVDDVLIVAVTDRAGRILYANDRFCEISGYGHEELVGANHRILNSGHHDRAFFKTMFNTICAGEIWRGEICNRAKDGSLYWVSTTIFPELDEAGEVCRFVSCRFDITEQKNAEQRMRAMAVTDALTGLQNRLGFQHRFAQLLSEAQLHQHGLALLMLDIDNFKDINDVSGHDAGDQFLKTMAYRLRTVLGSEALIARPGGDEVAIVLKRTPDSAPLTDIVEQMQEAVRAPVQIGPAFLLATASIGLSVYPKDGQCTAELINCADVALYSAKRVGRNRCIRFKPEMLERTRRRVLIQEQAHAGLSVGQFELFYQPIVGLHESGLPSFEALLRWHHPVLGLIAPGAFEEVFESRQLCAEIGTFVQEAVIMQTRAWIDAGIPFAQVKYNTTTADFDAPHFAARLLTLLDRHGVGVERIGIEVTEGMFLGQQSEIVRRELHALSNAGVEIAFDDFGTGFASLTHLKELPISRLKIDRSFITNLTSDTRDQKIVHGMIALAHSLGISVTAEGVETSDQMELLTVMGCDRVQGHFHCEAIPAAQVPAVLNRLSPPSNERVAA; this comes from the coding sequence ATGGGATCACCCGCAGTCAACAGTTTGCAGGATCATGGCCAGCAGGCCGGCTCGTTCTGGATCGAGGCCGTCGACGATGTCCTGATCGTCGCAGTGACCGACCGCGCCGGGCGGATCCTCTATGCAAACGACCGGTTCTGCGAGATCAGCGGCTACGGTCACGAGGAACTCGTCGGCGCCAACCACCGCATCCTCAACAGCGGCCATCACGACCGGGCCTTCTTCAAGACCATGTTCAACACGATCTGCGCCGGCGAAATCTGGCGCGGGGAAATCTGCAACCGGGCGAAGGACGGCTCGCTCTACTGGGTCTCGACGACCATCTTCCCCGAACTCGACGAGGCGGGGGAGGTCTGCCGCTTCGTTTCCTGTCGCTTCGACATCACCGAACAGAAGAACGCCGAGCAGCGCATGCGCGCGATGGCCGTCACCGATGCGCTCACCGGGTTGCAGAACCGCCTCGGCTTCCAGCATCGCTTCGCCCAGCTCCTGAGCGAGGCGCAACTGCACCAGCACGGCTTGGCGCTGCTGATGCTCGACATTGACAACTTCAAGGACATCAACGACGTCAGCGGGCACGATGCCGGTGACCAGTTCCTCAAGACCATGGCCTATCGCCTGCGCACCGTGCTGGGCAGCGAGGCACTGATCGCAAGGCCCGGCGGCGACGAGGTCGCCATTGTCCTGAAGCGCACGCCCGACAGCGCGCCGCTGACGGACATCGTAGAACAAATGCAGGAAGCGGTCAGGGCTCCCGTCCAGATCGGACCGGCTTTCCTGCTTGCGACGGCAAGCATCGGCCTTTCGGTCTATCCAAAGGACGGCCAGTGCACGGCCGAGTTGATCAATTGCGCCGACGTCGCGCTCTATTCGGCCAAGCGCGTGGGCCGGAACCGCTGTATCCGCTTCAAGCCGGAAATGCTGGAGCGCACGCGGCGGCGCGTTCTGATCCAGGAACAGGCACACGCAGGCCTTTCCGTCGGACAGTTCGAACTGTTCTACCAACCGATCGTTGGCCTGCATGAAAGCGGCCTGCCATCGTTCGAGGCCCTGCTGCGCTGGCATCATCCGGTGCTCGGCCTGATCGCACCCGGCGCGTTCGAAGAGGTTTTCGAATCGCGCCAGCTCTGCGCGGAGATCGGCACGTTCGTGCAGGAAGCGGTAATCATGCAGACCCGCGCCTGGATCGATGCAGGCATTCCGTTCGCGCAAGTGAAATACAACACGACGACCGCCGACTTCGACGCCCCGCACTTCGCGGCACGCCTCCTGACCCTGCTCGACCGGCATGGCGTCGGTGTCGAACGCATCGGCATCGAGGTGACCGAGGGCATGTTCCTGGGACAGCAATCGGAGATCGTCCGGCGCGAACTTCATGCGCTGTCGAACGCAGGCGTCGAAATCGCCTTCGACGATTTCGGCACTGGCTTTGCCTCGCTCACGCATCTGAAGGAACTGCCCATCAGCCGCTTGAAGATCGACCGCAGCTTCATCACCAACCTGACCAGCGACACGCGAGACCAGAAGATCGTCCACGGCATGATCGCTCTCGCGCACAGCCTGGGCATTTCGGTAACCGCGGAAGGTGTCGAGACGTCAGATCAGATGGAGCTGCTCACGGTCATGGGATGCGATCGCGTCCAGGGCCATTTCCATTGCGAGGCCATTCCCGCGGCCCAGGTTCCGGCGGTGCTCAACCGCCTCAGCCCGCCATCCAACGAGCGGGTTGCCGCCTGA
- a CDS encoding FAD-dependent monooxygenase, giving the protein MSESQTTLQQAASPEPGERRDLIILGGGLVGMTLALAAARSGITSHVIDRADPADLTAVGADGRASAISTASWNLFRNIGIADSLDALGCPIDSIAVTDAMKPGRIDFTPKPEEGSLGRMFANRDLRIALFDAARQEPNIAWHVKSEAVRRDRGPHGVEVELSDGRVLKASLLVAAEGRQSPTRDEAGFALAKWDYKHRAFVTGLFHEKPHDNTAWEIFYPAGPFALLPLLDDEEGRHRSALVWTVAEKDAAGITAMPDAMFVNEVASRMHGVLGAISLSAPRMSYPLRFHHAGHVIDDRLAVIGDAAHGMHPIAGQGLNLGLRDVGALVEVLTEGMRLGLEPGDAQLLARYEKWRSLDAFMVMSVTDGLTRLFGIPGRLPSAARRLGMGAVQRMPTLKRFFMDEARGMSGKLPALLQG; this is encoded by the coding sequence ATGAGCGAATCGCAGACGACCTTGCAGCAGGCGGCTTCTCCCGAACCCGGGGAGCGCCGCGACCTGATCATCCTTGGCGGCGGCCTTGTCGGCATGACGCTGGCACTGGCGGCCGCCCGCTCGGGCATCACCAGCCACGTCATCGACCGGGCCGATCCCGCTGACCTGACCGCGGTCGGCGCCGATGGCCGCGCCTCGGCGATTTCTACCGCGAGCTGGAACCTGTTCCGCAACATCGGCATCGCCGACAGTCTGGATGCGCTGGGCTGTCCGATCGATTCCATCGCGGTAACCGACGCCATGAAGCCGGGCCGGATCGATTTCACGCCCAAGCCTGAGGAAGGCTCGCTGGGCCGCATGTTCGCCAACCGCGATTTGCGCATCGCGCTGTTCGATGCCGCGCGGCAGGAACCGAACATCGCCTGGCACGTGAAGTCCGAGGCGGTGCGCCGCGATCGCGGGCCTCACGGTGTCGAGGTCGAGCTATCCGACGGCCGCGTGCTCAAGGCGAGCCTGCTCGTCGCGGCGGAAGGGCGCCAGTCGCCCACTCGCGACGAAGCCGGTTTCGCGCTGGCCAAGTGGGACTACAAGCACCGCGCCTTCGTGACCGGGCTGTTCCATGAAAAGCCGCATGACAATACCGCGTGGGAGATCTTCTATCCCGCCGGGCCTTTCGCGCTATTGCCGCTGCTCGACGACGAGGAGGGCCGCCATCGCAGCGCGCTGGTCTGGACCGTCGCGGAAAAGGACGCCGCCGGGATCACGGCCATGCCTGACGCGATGTTCGTCAACGAAGTGGCATCGCGCATGCACGGCGTGCTGGGCGCGATCTCGCTATCCGCGCCGCGCATGTCCTATCCGCTGCGGTTCCACCATGCAGGTCACGTGATCGACGACCGCCTCGCAGTGATCGGCGATGCCGCGCACGGCATGCATCCGATCGCCGGTCAGGGACTCAATCTGGGCCTGCGCGATGTCGGTGCGCTCGTGGAAGTGCTGACCGAAGGCATGCGTCTCGGCCTTGAGCCGGGCGATGCGCAGCTACTGGCCCGCTACGAGAAGTGGCGCAGCCTCGATGCCTTCATGGTCATGTCGGTGACCGACGGATTGACCCGCCTCTTCGGGATCCCGGGCCGCCTGCCCAGCGCGGCGCGGCGCCTTGGCATGGGCGCCGTCCAGCGCATGCCGACGCTCAAGCGCTTCTTCATGGACGAGGCGCGGGGCATGTCGGGCAAGCTGCCCGCACTGCTGCAGGGATAA
- a CDS encoding protein-disulfide reductase DsbD, translating into MDTRRYRLFVAVMCHLLALFLLPATVSAAPNHIAAQLVAGPPAPDGGHVTLAIDMKPEKGWHGYWTNPGDAGLGMQLDWALPSGAKIGQPQYPVPHTLIVSGLMNHVYESDYAVLVPLTLPANARPGSRLPVRVKAQWLACTDQICVPERADLGTEVIVGAPGEDPARFAEWTRRLPAPLGAPVEMALSDQSLRLAIPLPASVDLGEPHVFIAQDKVVDYAAPQVFARKGDLLLVTIPRVGFDPQSPAVIEGVLKFDRAGNGISFTARPGTVPTGGETIAAGGAPVLPSLPWLLLAALAGGLLLNVMPCVFPILSLKALSLARAGESEAHARIEGLAYAAGVIAACLALGGVLLVLRAAGEEVGWAFQLQEPLVVVGLLLLASAITANLLGLFEFAVPGFVSGGSPRSYTQGAFATGLLAAFVATPCTGPFMASAMGAALLLPVVPALALFAALGLGIALPFIAVAFIPALRRRLPRPGAWMRRFRLIMAMPMGLTALALAWLAWKIGGEWFLLGALLFTGVVLVALAGAGMAQRRGRSAAPAAMLATFAAVAGLALLPRPGPRAAHVDSILKTAPFSEEALSQARASGKPVFVYMTADWCLTCKVNEEVAIEREDTRSAFEKAGVAVLRGDWTRRDPDITRYLTAQGAAGVPLYVWYAPGRAPEKLPQVLTPALLAEKADR; encoded by the coding sequence ATGGATACGCGCCGCTATCGCCTGTTTGTGGCAGTCATGTGTCACCTGCTGGCCCTGTTCCTGCTTCCGGCGACAGTATCGGCAGCGCCGAACCATATCGCTGCACAGCTGGTGGCCGGGCCGCCTGCCCCGGATGGCGGCCACGTCACCCTCGCGATAGACATGAAGCCCGAAAAGGGCTGGCACGGCTACTGGACCAATCCGGGCGACGCGGGGCTGGGCATGCAGCTCGACTGGGCGCTGCCTTCCGGCGCGAAAATCGGCCAGCCGCAGTACCCGGTACCGCATACGCTGATCGTCTCCGGGCTGATGAACCATGTCTATGAGAGCGACTACGCGGTTCTCGTGCCGCTGACCCTGCCTGCGAATGCCAGGCCGGGCAGCCGCCTGCCGGTGCGCGTCAAGGCGCAGTGGCTGGCCTGCACCGACCAGATCTGCGTGCCCGAACGCGCCGACCTTGGCACCGAAGTGATTGTCGGTGCGCCGGGCGAGGACCCCGCCCGCTTTGCTGAATGGACCCGCCGCCTGCCCGCACCGCTGGGCGCCCCGGTCGAGATGGCGCTTTCCGACCAGTCCCTGCGTCTCGCGATCCCGCTTCCGGCTTCGGTCGACCTTGGCGAACCGCACGTCTTCATCGCGCAGGACAAGGTGGTGGACTACGCCGCGCCGCAGGTTTTCGCGCGCAAGGGCGACCTGCTGCTGGTGACGATCCCGCGCGTCGGTTTCGACCCGCAGAGCCCGGCAGTGATCGAAGGCGTGCTCAAGTTCGACCGCGCCGGCAACGGCATTTCCTTCACCGCACGGCCCGGCACGGTGCCGACGGGCGGGGAAACGATCGCAGCCGGCGGCGCACCTGTTCTGCCTTCCTTGCCATGGCTGCTGCTCGCCGCGCTGGCGGGCGGCTTGCTGCTCAATGTCATGCCCTGCGTCTTCCCGATCCTCAGCCTCAAGGCGCTCAGCCTCGCCCGCGCGGGCGAGAGCGAGGCCCATGCGCGGATCGAGGGCCTTGCCTATGCCGCCGGCGTCATAGCCGCGTGCCTGGCGCTGGGCGGCGTCCTGCTGGTGCTGCGCGCCGCGGGCGAGGAAGTGGGCTGGGCCTTCCAGTTGCAGGAACCGCTGGTGGTGGTCGGCCTGCTGCTGCTGGCAAGCGCCATTACCGCGAACCTGCTCGGCCTGTTCGAATTCGCCGTTCCCGGTTTCGTGTCCGGCGGCAGCCCGCGCAGCTATACGCAGGGCGCCTTCGCCACCGGCCTGCTTGCCGCCTTCGTCGCGACGCCCTGCACCGGGCCGTTCATGGCGAGCGCGATGGGCGCGGCGCTGCTGCTGCCGGTCGTGCCCGCGCTGGCCCTCTTCGCCGCGCTGGGCCTGGGCATCGCCTTGCCCTTCATCGCCGTTGCATTCATCCCGGCTCTGCGCCGCCGCCTGCCCAGGCCCGGGGCGTGGATGCGCCGCTTCAGGCTGATCATGGCCATGCCGATGGGCCTGACCGCGCTGGCCCTCGCATGGCTGGCGTGGAAAATCGGAGGCGAATGGTTCCTGCTGGGCGCACTGCTGTTCACCGGCGTCGTCCTCGTGGCGCTCGCCGGGGCCGGCATGGCCCAGCGCCGGGGTCGCAGCGCCGCGCCCGCGGCTATGCTTGCGACCTTCGCTGCCGTTGCCGGACTTGCCCTCCTGCCGCGTCCGGGCCCGCGTGCCGCGCATGTCGACAGCATCCTGAAGACCGCGCCGTTCAGCGAGGAAGCGCTGTCGCAGGCCCGCGCTTCGGGCAAGCCGGTCTTCGTCTACATGACGGCGGATTGGTGCCTGACCTGCAAGGTCAACGAGGAAGTCGCCATAGAGCGCGAGGACACCCGGTCCGCCTTCGAAAAAGCAGGCGTAGCGGTGCTGCGCGGAGACTGGACCCGGCGCGATCCGGATATTACCCGCTATCTCACCGCCCAGGGCGCAGCCGGCGTTCCGCTCTATGTCTGGTACGCCCCGGGCCGCGCACCCGAAAAGCTGCCCCAGGTGCTGACCCCTGCACTGCTTGCAGAGAAAGCGGACCGCTGA